The genomic segment ATCTGTGCGAATATCAATAACATTTTCGTCTGCTGATGCCGTGACTGGTGCTGCGGTTCTTTCGTATAAACAGGCTGTGCAGCAATTTTTGGCGATATCCCATATTCTTATGGTCTGATCCCGGCTGCTGCTGATGAGAGTATTTCCCTGAGGATGGAAAGCCACGGATGTTATCATTCCCAGGTGGCCTTTTAATACACAGGAAAGTTCTCCTGTTTGAACATTCCAGATACTGATGTTCCTGTCGGTACTGCCGCAGGCAAGCAGGCATCCGTCAGGGGAAAAATCAAGGGAATTTACCGAACCTTCATGGCCGTTCATATTATGAATACATGCAAGGCTTTCCATATCCCAAATCCTGACACCTGCATCCTGGCCGCAGCTTGCCAGCATTTTCCCGTCAGGACTGAAAGCAACACTCCATACCCAGTTTCCATGACCTTTAAGAGTTGCCACGCATTTGTTATTATTAATATCCCAGAGCTTAATACTTTTGTCTCTGCCGCAGCTTGCCAGCATACTGCCGTCAGGGCTGAATGCAATATCATTTACCAGGTTGGTGTGACCTGTTAAAACATCAAGGCATTCACCATCGCAAACCGACCATATTCTCACACTCTCGTCTGTGCTGCCGCTGGCAAGAAGCCTGGAGTCAGGGCTGAAAGCCACAGCCCAGACCTTTCGTAAATGTCCTGTCAGGGTATTGAATTTCTGCCCTGTTTCTGCATCCCATAAATGAATAGCTCCTGTTGAATCTCCTGCTGCAATAAGCTTTCCGTCAGGGCTGAAAGCCACAGATAAAAGATCGCCGAAAGACTGGGTAAAGACAGCCGTATTAAAGCTGCAATGAGTAAAATTCGCATTGTGTATAATTTTCCCGGCCAGATACACCTCCCGCAAAGCAAGGCCCGAAAAATTATAATTCTGAGCCTGTTTTTTTGCGCTGCATAAAATATTGAGAATGTTTCCCGGTGCGTACCCTGCTTCATGATCTGAAAGACTGCGAAGATGGGAAACAAGGTTTTTAAATTTATCTTCAAAATCAGTGTCATTATAAATCAGGTTCAATTTTCGGATAACAGGTTCAAGAATCAGACGGGTCTGGGTTTCCCTGATATAGAGCCTACGCATAAACTAAAAAAATGGCGAGAATTGCAAAAAAAAATTTAGGCTGACTCCAATATTTCGCATCATTTTTAATATTCAGCAGAATTTGGGGACGTTTAGGATAAATATTTCAAAAAACATATAAAATATCAGTATTTTAGAAACAGTTATCCTGTTAAGTCCTATTTTTCTTTTAAAAATAACTTGGAACTATCTTTGATTGCGTAAAAGAATATGAAAAGCAATCATAGTTTTATCAAGGTGAGCCTGGAAAGAGTCATTTCCCCGCTTCGTCAATCTGTCATCACTCAGATCGCACTTAAGCTGTTTTATCATTCTTTCAACAGAAGGCCTCCTGGTCATAAGAGCTTTGAATCGTTTTGACATAGGCGGATCATCAATATCAATGTGGGGCATCATATCAAACGGTATGGTAACATATCGTCCTTTGTCTGAGACAGGAGAACAAGACTGTTTATTGTCGCATTCAGAGCAGACACTAATATTATCATCATTAACCGGGGCATGATAAATGAACTTTTCAGTGTCAAGTCTCAGCCCCTGATAATCCATTTTAAAACCGCCATTGCAGATCAAATTTCCAGACGGAGTCAGTCTGTCCATTCCTTTTGGAAGATTTTCAGTGACTGTTTTTCGGGTTCTCGGGTTCAAAGACGCTTTTAATTCAATTCCGAATTCATTTGCAAATTGATCTTTCAAGCCCTTATCATCACAGGCTGAATCATAAAGAGCAAAGTCAAACCACAGCTTTAATTCCGGGAAATCAAGAAAAAGAAGTTCCATATGCGGGAAAAAAGTCTGGCCGTCATGAGTAGCAGCATCTGCAACACACCGGACATCAAGAGGTATTCCCTGCAAGGGAAGTCCTAAGATAGAAGCCTTGTGTCCCCATATAAATTTATTATACGCTTTCACTATTGTCCCGGCTCCATCATCAGCAAGCTCCCAGGGGTGAAAACAATTGTCCTGATCCTCACATCTGCAATTTTTGGTAATCTTTGACTGTGATTTCTTTTTTTCTTTTCCATCTTCACCTGTATAATTGATCGTTTCAAAACCTGAATATGCATGGTAATGTGTCGTATCTCCGACCACAACATTTTCTTTTTCAATTACATTTTCTTCAAGATTTTTCCTGACTTCATTAATTTTAATCAGGTTCCACAAGCCGTACTCCTTCATAATTTGATCAAACTGTTCAATTTTTCTAAGACTTGGAACATGTTTGAAAGAATACTCATCACCAGGCTCCTTCGGAATAAAACCGCAGACACGGGCAAAAGACGGATTGGAGGTCAGATGCATATGAACATTTTCCGGCTCGGCAGGAAAACCCATAAGAGTTGTTCCGATAAAACTATTGAACATGGCAAAAAAGCATTTTGGTTTTTTGCCATCCTTGCGGAATGGAACAATGCCGGGTGCTATTGAAGATGGAGAAACAATTGAATAGGGAACCGTCTTAAATTCAGGTTCATAAATAACAGGTGAATTCTTGTCAACAGTAGGACGATTGGAAAGAATTCTCAAGGCCGCCTCTTCTTTGCTCTCATCAATAATCTCTGTGTTAGTATTATTGGCGGTTTTATTGGCACATGTATTAAAATGATATAAAGCATTATAATACATGACACCAATGGCCAGATAATCCTGCCAGGGCATATTTTTCAGCAGAGGATACCATGGGGTAAACGGTGAGTTAAGAAGCAGTTCGTCGTCTTTATTTACCACAACAACTAAAGGTATCTGTACAATAGGTGGCGATGAGATATTTAACATAATATTAGTTCCTTTTAGTAAGATATATACCATTATATATTTAGTAGTTTTGTAAACTTGTCTTCAATGAGAATTTCTCATTGAAGATTTCAAATATATCCCCATATCATATTTTTTAATGAGAAGCAACAATTATTATGCTATTTTTTTATTATTTAAATTAGTTATATCGTTATTTCAAAATGAAGTGCAAAAATATAATCGCATACGATATTTATATTTGATTTATAAATTTACAAAACAATATAATTCGTATTGGTGGCACGTATTTGATATTATAGTGTATTTTACGTTTATGCGTAGGCTCTATAGTCTTTTGCCCTGGCTGTGATTAGCGGATGGGTGTGCAGCAGGTTTAGTTTTTCAGTTCTGATTTCCTCAAATACTTCCGATATAAGACGTTCAACAAGATACTCCATAAGCACAGGCTGAAGGGAAAAACCCTCGGCACTACTTTCTATTGTCATTCTCCGCTGAAGAGACTGAATCGTTGAACTCAGGCTTTCTCTTGCCTGTGGCCGCAGGATATAATCTTTCAATTTAGAAAGCTGCACAGGTTCACGAAGTATTGCCAGCCAGAACATAAGTTCTTGTTCATATTTAGAAAGCCGGTTCACATGCCATTTAAGTAAATCTTTAAGATCTTCAAATACGGGTGTTCCGTGTTTAAGAAATTCCGAAATATCACCAAAAAAAACCTCGTTAATATGCCTGGCAGCCAGTTCCATTGCAAGGGATTACCGTCATATGCTGCTACAATCTTTGCCCAGTCATTGTCCGAGCCTGTAAACCGACCGATTTCATTAAAAATTTTCTGCCCGTCCCTTTGTTCCAGACCTTTTAAATTCATGGTACGAACCGGACGGTTTTTTCCTTCCATATGGGCAATACAGCGGGGTTTTTCTCTGGATGTTAAAAGCAGGCAGCTTTTATGAGTCCCCTGTCCCATTAATTGAAATATCTGCTCATATTCCTCATAACCTTCCCGAAATTCTCCAGCAGATCCGCTTTTAAGTATGGATTCCGCATTATCAAGGATGATAAGACAGCGATATTTTTTTAAATGCTGATTCAACAGACCAAGCTGCTTGTCAAAGGTTTCAGGTATAAGGGTTTTTGAAGGGTCGCATAGAAATTTGAGAATATCCTCAAGAATATCCTGAGCTGACAGCGCATTCAGCAGTTTACGCCAGACAAGATAATCAAATTCGTTTTCAATTTCCTGTGCAAGTTTTAAAGAGAGGTCAGTTTTACCAATACCGCCAGAACACAATTTCAAAGACAGTTTTGTCTTGCCAACCCCTCGTATTCCCAGGACAGCCACCAGAGTACACCGGTCATTTATGATCCACTTTTTCAAATCTGCCAGTTCTTCCTGTCTGCCGTAAAATACACTGATATCAGGTGCGTCACCCCAGTCTGCATGAGCGGGATTTTTAACAGTTTTTTCATTTGGCGTTTTCGTATATTCTTTGTTCTTTTCAATATTTTATATTCATTAACAGGAATTTCAAAAATTGCATATTTTTGCTTTGCACCTTTTTGAATTATTTCCGCAAATTTTTTCCTGGACAAAACAGGATCAATAAAGCATTTGGGAGAAACATTGAAAAAACGGGCCATGCCGTTTAAAAACTTGAAAAGCTCACCACGTACATTGCGCTTTCCAAAAAATCCGTTTTCAATCTCCTTGATTTTATAAATGGAATAGCATCCGAAAATCTGCTTAAAATGGTCATGTTCAACAAGCTTCTGCCGGGACATGTTTAATACATTTCTTGCCCATTGAAAGCGGTTTCCCACCATATATTTAAGCTCTTCAGTAATATCCAGAGCATTGTCAGTATCAAGATTTAAATCTTCCATTGATTACACCGTATTTTTCAGGGTTTACAGGGGATTTTTTTTTCTTTCCCCCCGTATTTCCCCCCATTTCAGGTATGTATTTTTTATCCTTTTAATAACATACTTATTTCACACTTTTACAATTTATATATCAATTCAGAATATGAGGCAAGCTTTGAATCAAGATCAATTATTTAAAGACATGATTGAAATTTTAACACCGCCCAATGTTTTAAAAATATTGGAAAAAAAGATCAAAGTATTGTCCCGCCAGGATATTGCCTTTACCATTTTTGAAGTTATTGGCATATGCCCATATTGCAGTGACTCCGGCCTTGTAAACTGGAAAAAATGCCCTGTATGCAAAGCAGATGCAGAAGCCTGTTTAAAATATCAGATGAACCGTACCGGAAGGTATCAACATATTCTTAAATCCGTCCCTCAGATTTGGGATGGGTTTATTCAGGGGGAGGAGGTGTCAAACAATTAGTTTGCTGTTCCCAGGCCGGATATTGGTATCCGGCAAATAGAAAACAAGTTCAGCTTATAACAAAAATAAAAAAGGAGAAAAAAATGAAACAATTTTTTAAAACAGCAGTACTGATAAATGCAATGATACTGATTATTGCATTTTCCGCAAATGCACAAACCCACATTTACATTGATCAGACAAACGGCAGTAATACAAAGGAAACAGCAGGAACGGAAGCAGACCCGTTCAAATCAATTACATATGCTTTTCTTGTTATGACAAGTAACTAATGCAAATAGCACTGCGGCCATATTTCGAAGCAGTGATAAGGTATTGAAAAAGATCGTGAAGTTCGAGTTGATTGTACAGTGATTGAATTCAATATAAAGTGACCGGAAAGGTCCTGGCATATGCTAAATGTGCATTTGAGGCTCTTAATGCATTGCCATTTAATTATCAAAAATTAGGACTTATATAGATATTGCCAAATATATAAATCTTACGGAACGTGTCATTGACCAAACCAAATGTCGGGTTATTGATGGTGAAACTGTTCCGGCCTCAGAGAAGGTTTTCTCTATATATTTAATGCGAAATTATTGCTAATGGAGAGGTGTGTAAAAAAATGAGATTTCATGTTCTTTTTTCGCATTTGTATGAGAACTATTTTTTCAGTTTGTAAATCTGTAAAATTTCTATGTATATAAAGATTTGTGAAATTCGCAAAAAGTGAAAAATTGACAATTTATGGATGGACAATAGGTACTTATATTTTTAAGAGGAGGTAATTGGTGGAACAAGAAATAAAAAGTTTTGATAAAAATAAAATCAATATTAATATCAATAAAAAAGAAGATGACAGCAAAGCCCTGAAACTCAAAATCGAATTGGAATGCTCTGAAAAATTTGCAGAAAATGTTTTAAATAATTTTTCTGCATTATTGCAGACAGACAAAATAAAAAGTTTACTATCTGAAAGACCTGATAATCAACAGGTTGTGAAAATACAAAACCAAAAA from the Desulfonema limicola genome contains:
- a CDS encoding NB-ARC domain-containing protein yields the protein MKKWIINDRCTLVAVLGIRGVGKTKLSLKLCSGGIGKTDLSLKLAQEIENEFDYLVWRKLLNALSAQDILEDILKFLCDPSKTLIPETFDKQLGLLNQHLKKYRCLIILDNAESILKSGSAGEFREGYEEYEQIFQLMGQGTHKSCLLLTSREKPRCIAHMEGKNRPVRTMNLKGLEQRDGQKIFNEIGRFTGSDNDWAKIVAAYDGNPLQWNWLPGILTRFFLVIFRNFLNTEHPYLKILKIYLNGM